The Streptomyces sp. DH-12 genome has a window encoding:
- a CDS encoding ABC transporter ATP-binding protein yields MTAATTAPVRDEDDDRSPEQGGGDPFDRDVLPTPPGATGALLRSLLAPMRGRVALTALLLLLQQAAVQAGPLLVAYAIDRAVPAFRGDDHGPLIAVAVGYLLCASAAGALQYAFVTASARVSQDVLLDLRGRIFRHAQALSVDFHERYTSGRLISRSTTDVESLRELLEEGLQELVTTILSAVYISALLLWLDLGLGAVAVASFLPLYLLVRSYQRRARRVYRRRSTAIAAVIVKFVETMNGIRPVRAFRRERANDADFAVLNRRHEKTNGDALLEMARYVVGSRVTANTTVALIVLWGAYRVAGETLALGVLAAAVLYLRRLYDPIDRLGMFLNSAQSAAASLEKIAGLLAQTPSVPEPAAPRELPGRRPALPGREVVFDDVRFAYRTGGEVLPRFGLTLPAGQTVAVVGSTGAGKSTLAKLLARFYDPSGGRVLLDGVDLRDLTGRDLRREVVMVTQEAFLFSGTVAENIAIGRPEATREEVEQAAKEIGAHDFIAALPDGYDTDVRKRGGRISAGQRQLVAFARALLADPAVLILDEATSSLDVPGERAVQRAMATVLKGRTAVVIAHRLSTVEIADRVLVMERGRIVEDGSPDELIGGAGRFADLHRAWRDSLV; encoded by the coding sequence ATGACGGCGGCCACGACCGCACCCGTCCGCGACGAGGACGACGACCGGTCACCGGAGCAGGGCGGCGGCGACCCCTTCGACCGGGACGTGCTGCCCACTCCCCCGGGCGCCACCGGCGCGCTGCTGCGCTCCCTGCTCGCGCCGATGCGCGGCCGGGTGGCGCTGACCGCGCTGTTGCTGCTGCTCCAGCAGGCCGCCGTGCAGGCCGGTCCGCTGCTGGTGGCGTACGCGATCGACCGGGCGGTGCCCGCGTTCCGCGGCGACGACCACGGGCCGCTGATCGCGGTGGCGGTGGGGTACCTGCTGTGCGCGTCGGCGGCCGGCGCGCTGCAGTACGCGTTCGTCACCGCGTCCGCCCGGGTCAGCCAGGACGTGCTGCTCGACCTGCGCGGGCGGATCTTCCGGCACGCGCAGGCACTGAGCGTGGACTTCCACGAGCGCTACACCTCCGGCCGGCTGATCTCCCGTTCCACCACCGACGTCGAGTCGCTGCGGGAGCTGCTGGAGGAGGGCCTGCAGGAACTGGTGACGACCATCCTGTCCGCCGTGTACATCTCGGCGCTGCTGCTGTGGCTGGACCTGGGGCTGGGTGCGGTGGCGGTGGCGTCGTTCCTGCCGCTGTACCTGCTGGTGCGGTCGTACCAGCGGCGGGCGCGGCGGGTGTACCGGCGGCGGTCGACGGCGATCGCCGCGGTGATCGTGAAGTTCGTCGAGACGATGAACGGCATCCGTCCGGTGCGCGCCTTCCGCCGTGAGCGGGCCAACGACGCCGACTTCGCGGTGCTGAACCGGCGGCACGAGAAGACCAACGGCGACGCGCTGCTGGAGATGGCCCGCTACGTCGTCGGCTCCCGGGTGACCGCCAACACCACGGTGGCGCTGATCGTGCTGTGGGGCGCCTACCGGGTGGCCGGGGAGACGCTGGCGCTCGGCGTGCTGGCGGCGGCCGTGCTGTACCTGCGGCGGCTGTACGACCCGATCGACCGGCTGGGCATGTTCCTCAACTCGGCGCAGTCGGCGGCGGCCTCGCTGGAGAAGATCGCCGGCCTGCTGGCGCAGACCCCGTCCGTGCCGGAGCCGGCGGCCCCCCGCGAGCTGCCGGGGCGGCGCCCCGCTCTCCCCGGGCGCGAGGTGGTCTTCGACGACGTGCGGTTCGCGTACCGCACCGGCGGCGAGGTGCTGCCCCGCTTCGGGCTCACCCTGCCGGCCGGGCAGACCGTCGCGGTCGTCGGCTCCACCGGCGCGGGCAAGTCGACGCTGGCGAAGCTGCTCGCCCGGTTCTACGACCCCTCCGGCGGACGGGTGCTGCTCGACGGCGTCGACCTGCGCGACCTGACGGGACGGGACCTGCGGCGCGAGGTGGTGATGGTGACCCAGGAGGCGTTCCTGTTCTCCGGGACGGTCGCCGAGAACATCGCGATCGGCCGTCCGGAGGCCACCCGGGAGGAGGTCGAACAGGCGGCCAAGGAGATCGGCGCGCACGACTTCATCGCCGCGCTGCCCGACGGCTACGACACGGACGTCCGCAAGCGCGGCGGCCGTATCTCGGCCGGCCAGCGCCAGCTGGTGGCGTTCGCGCGGGCGTTGCTCGCGGACCCGGCGGTGCTGATCCTGGACGAGGCGACCAGCTCGCTGGACGTTCCCGGCGAGCGGGCGGTGCAGCGGGCGATGGCCACGGTGCTGAAGGGCCGTACGGCGGTGGTGATCGCGCACCGGCTGTCCACCGTGGAGATCGCGGACCGGGTGCTGGTGATGGAGCGCGGGCGGATCGTGGAGGACGGCAGCCCGGACGAACTCATCGGCGGCGCCGGCCGGTTCGCGGATCTGCACCGGGCCTGGCGGGACAGCCTGGTGTGA
- a CDS encoding fructosamine kinase family protein → MAEATSMLLARLHAAGLTDVGTVEPASGGLAATAGLACRADGTPVFVKAFGEPPADDAFAAEAEGLTVLREAGGVTTPDVVLADRDLLVLSVLRPRPDTEAFWEACAHAVARLHTGTRHDRFGWHRDNWLGRRRQVNTWTDDGFEFFARHRLLRWLDEPRVRRALDAADRQALERLCDRLPELLPARPACLTHGDLWAQNVMAAPDGRPALIDPAVSYTWAEVDLAHLWTTSPPPEARVFFERYAELTGLDAGWRDRMPVLQLRQHLAVIAQFEPDWGAAGHVRATLAPFRKRP, encoded by the coding sequence GTGGCGGAGGCGACGTCGATGCTGCTCGCCCGTCTGCACGCGGCCGGGCTGACCGATGTCGGCACGGTCGAGCCGGCCTCCGGGGGCCTCGCCGCGACCGCGGGGCTGGCGTGCCGCGCGGACGGCACACCGGTGTTCGTGAAGGCGTTCGGCGAGCCGCCGGCGGACGACGCCTTCGCCGCGGAGGCCGAGGGGCTGACGGTGCTGCGCGAGGCGGGCGGCGTCACCACGCCGGACGTCGTCCTCGCGGACCGGGACCTGCTCGTGCTGTCGGTGCTGCGTCCCCGGCCGGACACGGAGGCGTTCTGGGAGGCGTGCGCGCACGCGGTCGCCCGGCTGCACACCGGCACGCGGCACGACCGGTTCGGCTGGCACCGGGACAACTGGCTGGGCCGCCGCCGTCAGGTCAACACCTGGACGGACGACGGGTTCGAGTTCTTCGCCCGGCACCGGCTGCTGCGCTGGCTCGACGAGCCCCGGGTCCGCCGGGCGCTGGACGCCGCCGACCGGCAGGCGCTGGAGCGGCTGTGCGACCGGCTGCCCGAGCTGCTGCCGGCCCGGCCCGCCTGCCTGACGCACGGCGACCTGTGGGCGCAGAACGTCATGGCCGCCCCCGACGGGCGGCCCGCGCTGATCGACCCCGCCGTGTCGTACACCTGGGCGGAGGTGGACCTGGCCCACCTGTGGACGACTTCACCCCCGCCCGAGGCGCGGGTGTTCTTCGAGCGGTACGCCGAGCTGACCGGGCTCGACGCCGGCTGGCGGGACCGGATGCCCGTCCTCCAGCTGCGGCAGCACCTTGCCGTGATCGCCCAGTTCGAGCCCGACTGGGGCGCCGCCGGACACGTACGGGCCACGCTCGCGCCGTTCCGGAAGCGCCCGTGA
- a CDS encoding ABC transporter ATP-binding protein, with protein MIDAYGDPGTPDGRGGARYLWWLVRRQPGRCVAGAVYGSVWMVLLAAVPYLMSRAVDDGLGPGDMTALAGWAGALVLVTAFNAWLSMMRHRTMTMVRMDANFRTVKVVVGHTVRLGAALERRAAAGEVVTIGVGDVQVIAQSLTAVGPGFGAVVAYAAVAGLLLSVSPLLAVVVLLGVPVIGLVVGPLMGRLQGTETEYRQRQGVLTARIGDLAGGLRVLSGLGGKGLVADVFRRDSGRLREQGYRVGAVTSWMQALAAGLPTLFLAVVTWIAARQAAQGDISIGELVSVYGYVTVLVWPVMFLVECGYYLSRGVVAAGRVAALLRIQPPPDAATADPPAEPSALDDPESGVRVPPGRLTALVCARPADAAAVVDRLGRYAPSDVTWGGVRLDEIALARVRERILVADPEAALFAGPLREVVAGRGGASDAEVLRALHAAAADDVVRGLPGGLDSVVSAQGRSLSGGQRQRVRLARALLADPEVLLAVEPASALDAHTEALVADRLRAARQGRTTVLATTSPLVLDRADRVLFLVDGKVAASGAHRELLDGEPEYRLLVARDAGQDAPEEVTG; from the coding sequence GTGATCGACGCCTACGGGGACCCCGGCACGCCCGACGGGCGCGGCGGGGCCCGCTATCTGTGGTGGCTGGTGCGCCGGCAGCCGGGGCGCTGCGTGGCGGGGGCGGTGTACGGCAGTGTGTGGATGGTGCTGCTGGCGGCGGTGCCGTACCTGATGTCGCGGGCGGTGGACGACGGGCTGGGGCCGGGCGACATGACGGCGCTGGCCGGCTGGGCCGGCGCCCTGGTCCTGGTGACCGCCTTCAACGCCTGGCTGAGCATGATGCGGCACCGCACGATGACGATGGTCCGGATGGACGCCAACTTCCGCACGGTGAAGGTGGTCGTCGGGCACACCGTGCGGCTGGGCGCGGCGCTGGAGCGGCGGGCGGCGGCCGGGGAGGTCGTGACCATCGGGGTGGGCGACGTGCAGGTGATCGCCCAGTCGCTCACCGCCGTCGGGCCGGGGTTCGGCGCGGTCGTGGCGTACGCGGCGGTGGCGGGACTGCTGCTGTCGGTGTCGCCGCTGCTGGCCGTGGTGGTGCTGCTCGGGGTGCCGGTGATCGGGCTGGTCGTGGGGCCGCTGATGGGGCGGCTCCAGGGCACGGAGACGGAGTACCGGCAGCGGCAGGGCGTGCTGACCGCCCGGATCGGGGACCTCGCGGGCGGGCTGCGGGTGCTGAGCGGGCTGGGCGGCAAGGGGCTGGTCGCGGACGTGTTCCGCCGCGACTCGGGGCGGCTGCGGGAACAGGGCTACCGGGTCGGGGCGGTGACGAGCTGGATGCAGGCGCTGGCCGCGGGGCTGCCGACGCTGTTCCTCGCGGTGGTGACCTGGATCGCGGCGCGGCAGGCCGCGCAGGGGGACATCAGCATCGGCGAACTGGTGTCGGTGTACGGGTACGTGACCGTCCTGGTGTGGCCGGTGATGTTCCTGGTCGAGTGCGGCTATTACCTCAGCCGGGGCGTGGTGGCGGCCGGGCGGGTGGCGGCGCTGCTGCGGATCCAGCCGCCGCCGGACGCGGCCACCGCCGACCCGCCGGCCGAGCCGTCCGCGCTGGACGACCCGGAGTCGGGGGTGCGGGTGCCGCCCGGGCGGCTGACCGCGCTGGTGTGCGCCCGGCCCGCGGACGCGGCGGCCGTGGTGGACCGGCTGGGCCGGTACGCGCCGTCGGACGTCACCTGGGGCGGGGTCCGGCTGGACGAGATCGCGCTCGCGCGGGTGCGGGAGCGGATCCTGGTCGCCGACCCGGAGGCCGCGCTGTTCGCGGGCCCGCTGCGGGAGGTGGTGGCGGGCCGGGGCGGGGCGTCCGACGCGGAGGTGCTGCGCGCGCTGCACGCGGCGGCCGCCGACGACGTCGTGCGCGGACTGCCCGGCGGGCTGGACTCGGTGGTGTCCGCGCAGGGGCGCAGCCTCTCCGGCGGCCAGCGGCAGCGGGTCCGGCTGGCCCGGGCCCTGCTCGCCGACCCCGAGGTGCTGCTGGCGGTGGAGCCGGCCTCGGCGCTCGACGCGCACACCGAGGCCCTGGTCGCCGACCGGCTGCGCGCCGCGCGGCAGGGCCGTACGACCGTGCTGGCCACCACCTCGCCGCTGGTGCTGGACCGGGCCGACCGGGTGCTCTTCCTGGTCGACGGGAAGGTGGCGGCGAGCGGCGCCCACCGCGAACTGCTGGACGGCGAACCGGAGTACCGGCTCCTCGTGGCCAGGGACGCCGGGCAGGACGCCCCCGAGGAGGTGACGGGATGA
- a CDS encoding ABC transporter ATP-binding protein, with protein MSGERLPVAGPADVRRAAGELVRADGRAFAGVLALNGLAALAGLAGPWLLGRIVDEVRAGGGTAVVDRLAPVILACAVAQLLLSRWARFVGHRFGERTLARVRERFVDRVLALPSAVVERAGTGDLTTRGTADVTAVGTTLRDAGPSMLVNAVQSLFVMAAILFVDPLLGALGLLCLTPIRLVLRWYLRRARDAYLAEGAANSDVAEVVASTASGARTVEALRMEERRVRASREALETSRRARMRTLFLRSVFFPVVELSYVVPVAGVLLCGGWLHGRGAVSLGAVVAASLYLLQLSGPLDEVLMRLEQLQASGASFARVEGLARAPRAAGRSDVPDPAGDRIDVTGVRYAYDGGGEVLRGVDLTVTPGERLAVVGPSGAGKTTLSRLLAGVDAPTAGSVTVGGVPVASLDPERLRRQVVLVTQEHHVFLGSVRDNLRIAAPDAGDEELWAALAVVGADGWVRELPRGLDTGLGEGGHPTDGPQAQQLALARVVLADPHTLILDEATALLDPTTARHAERALAAVLEGRTVVAVAHRLHTAHDADRVAVMEDGRVSELGTHDALVAADGVYAALWRSWHGDRPADAP; from the coding sequence ATGAGCGGGGAGCGGCTTCCGGTGGCGGGACCGGCCGACGTCCGCCGGGCGGCCGGGGAGCTGGTGCGGGCGGACGGCCGGGCCTTCGCGGGCGTGCTGGCGCTGAACGGCCTGGCGGCCCTGGCCGGTCTGGCCGGGCCGTGGCTGCTCGGGCGGATCGTCGACGAGGTGCGGGCGGGCGGCGGCACCGCGGTGGTGGACCGGCTGGCGCCGGTCATCCTGGCGTGCGCGGTGGCGCAGCTGCTGCTGTCCCGCTGGGCCCGTTTCGTGGGACACCGGTTCGGCGAGCGGACACTGGCGCGGGTGCGGGAGCGGTTCGTGGACCGGGTGCTGGCGCTGCCCTCCGCCGTGGTGGAGCGGGCGGGCACCGGTGATCTGACGACGCGGGGCACGGCCGACGTGACCGCCGTGGGCACCACGCTGCGCGACGCCGGTCCCTCGATGCTGGTCAACGCGGTGCAGTCGTTGTTCGTCATGGCCGCGATCCTGTTCGTCGACCCCTTGCTGGGCGCGCTGGGGCTGCTGTGCCTCACCCCGATCCGGCTGGTGCTGCGCTGGTACCTGCGGCGGGCCCGGGACGCGTACCTCGCCGAGGGCGCGGCCAACTCGGACGTGGCCGAGGTGGTCGCGTCGACGGCGTCGGGCGCTCGCACCGTGGAGGCGCTGCGGATGGAGGAGCGGCGGGTCCGGGCGAGCCGGGAGGCGCTGGAGACGTCCCGCCGCGCCCGCATGCGCACGCTGTTCCTGCGCTCGGTGTTCTTCCCCGTGGTCGAGCTGTCGTACGTGGTGCCGGTGGCCGGGGTGCTGCTGTGCGGCGGGTGGCTGCACGGGCGGGGCGCGGTGAGTCTCGGCGCGGTGGTGGCGGCCTCGCTGTATCTGCTGCAGCTGAGCGGCCCGCTGGACGAGGTGCTGATGCGGCTGGAGCAGCTCCAGGCGAGCGGCGCCTCGTTCGCCCGGGTGGAGGGGCTGGCCCGGGCGCCGCGCGCGGCGGGGCGGAGCGACGTCCCGGACCCGGCCGGGGACCGTATCGACGTGACCGGGGTGCGCTACGCGTACGACGGGGGCGGCGAGGTGCTGCGCGGGGTGGACCTGACGGTGACGCCGGGCGAACGGCTGGCGGTGGTGGGGCCGTCGGGCGCGGGCAAGACCACGCTGAGCCGGCTGCTGGCGGGAGTGGACGCGCCGACCGCCGGGAGCGTGACCGTGGGCGGGGTGCCGGTGGCGTCGCTGGACCCGGAGCGGCTGCGCCGGCAGGTGGTGCTGGTGACCCAGGAGCACCATGTCTTCCTCGGGTCGGTCCGGGACAACCTGCGGATCGCCGCACCGGACGCCGGGGACGAGGAGCTGTGGGCGGCGCTGGCCGTGGTGGGCGCGGACGGCTGGGTGCGGGAGCTGCCGCGCGGGCTGGACACCGGGCTGGGCGAGGGCGGTCACCCCACGGACGGCCCGCAGGCGCAGCAACTGGCCCTGGCGCGCGTGGTGCTGGCCGATCCGCACACGCTGATCCTCGACGAGGCCACCGCCCTGCTCGACCCGACGACGGCCCGGCACGCCGAGCGGGCCCTGGCCGCCGTGCTGGAGGGCCGTACGGTCGTCGCCGTCGCGCACCGGCTGCACACCGCGCACGACGCGGACCGGGTGGCGGTGATGGAGGACGGCCGGGTCTCCGAACTGGGAACGCACGACGCCCTGGTGGCGGCGGACGGGGTGTACGCGGCGCTGTGGCGGTCCTGGCACGGGGACCGGCCGGCCGACGCGCCGTGA
- a CDS encoding M4 family metallopeptidase, producing the protein MRSRTSHRRTPRTPQRRAAAVALAGVAALIATAVQSGAATAAPDTAPRAASAAAPGAESVRLTPAQRAALIREADAATARTARDLGLGAKEKLVVRDVLKDRDGTVHVRYERTYDGLPVLGGDLVVQGDTAGEADKVVKATRAAVKPATTAAKVPAAKAEQQALSAAKAERAEDADVDRAPRKVIWAADGKPVVAYETVVGGLQHDGTPQELHVVTDATTGEKLYEWQAVHNGTGHTVYSGTVDLTTTRSGSTYSLTDGARGNHRTYNLNRGTSGTGTLFSGSDDVWGDGSPSNLESAAADAHYGAALTWDYYKNVHGRNGIRGDGVGAYSRVHYGNNYVNAFWSDSCFCMTYGDGSGNANPLTSIDVAAHEMTHGLTSNTAGLVYSGESGGLNEATSDIFGSTVEFYANNSSDVGDYLIGEEIDINGNGTPLRYMDKPSKDGRSKDSWYSGIGSIDVHYSSGVANHFFYLLAEGSGTKTVNGVTYDSPTSDGLPVTGIGRAKAEKIWFRALTTKFTSTTNYAAARTGTLAATGELYGTDSAEYKAVQDAWAAVNVGTRSGGPGGGGTTFESTADVAIPDAGAAVTSAITVTGRTGNAPSDLRVSVDIVHTWSGDLVVDLLAPDGTSYRLRNRTGGSADNINETYTVDASSETANGTWRLQVRDMARYDTGHISGWSLTFP; encoded by the coding sequence TTGAGAAGCAGGACGTCCCACAGACGCACCCCCCGCACCCCGCAGCGCCGCGCCGCCGCCGTCGCCCTCGCCGGGGTGGCCGCGCTGATCGCCACGGCCGTGCAGTCCGGCGCCGCCACCGCCGCCCCCGACACGGCGCCCCGGGCCGCGAGCGCCGCCGCGCCCGGCGCGGAGTCGGTGCGGCTCACCCCCGCCCAGCGCGCCGCGCTGATCCGCGAGGCGGACGCCGCCACGGCGCGGACCGCCAGGGACCTCGGCCTGGGCGCGAAGGAGAAGCTCGTCGTCCGCGACGTCCTCAAGGACCGCGACGGCACCGTGCACGTCCGCTACGAGCGCACCTACGACGGGCTGCCCGTCCTCGGCGGCGACCTGGTCGTCCAGGGCGACACGGCCGGCGAGGCGGACAAGGTCGTCAAGGCGACCCGCGCCGCGGTCAAGCCCGCCACCACCGCCGCGAAGGTGCCGGCCGCGAAGGCCGAGCAGCAGGCCCTGTCCGCCGCGAAGGCCGAGCGGGCCGAGGACGCGGACGTCGACCGGGCCCCGCGCAAGGTGATCTGGGCGGCGGACGGAAAGCCGGTCGTGGCGTACGAGACGGTCGTCGGCGGTCTGCAGCACGACGGCACCCCGCAGGAACTGCACGTCGTCACCGACGCCACCACCGGCGAGAAGCTGTACGAGTGGCAGGCCGTGCACAACGGCACCGGCCACACCGTCTACAGCGGCACCGTGGACCTGACGACCACCCGGTCCGGCTCGACGTACAGCCTGACCGACGGGGCGCGCGGCAACCACCGCACGTACAACCTCAACCGCGGCACCTCCGGCACCGGCACCCTGTTCTCCGGATCCGACGACGTCTGGGGCGACGGCAGTCCCTCCAACCTGGAGTCGGCCGCCGCCGACGCCCACTACGGGGCCGCGCTGACCTGGGACTACTACAAGAACGTGCACGGCCGCAACGGCATCCGCGGGGACGGCGTCGGCGCGTACTCCCGGGTCCACTACGGCAACAACTACGTCAACGCCTTCTGGTCGGACAGCTGCTTCTGCATGACCTACGGCGACGGCTCCGGCAACGCCAACCCGCTCACCTCGATCGACGTGGCCGCGCACGAGATGACCCACGGCCTCACCTCGAACACCGCGGGCCTGGTCTACAGCGGCGAGTCCGGCGGCCTCAACGAGGCGACCAGCGACATCTTCGGCTCGACCGTCGAGTTCTACGCGAACAACTCCTCCGACGTCGGTGACTACCTCATCGGCGAGGAGATCGACATCAACGGCAACGGCACGCCGCTGCGCTACATGGACAAGCCCAGCAAGGACGGCCGGTCCAAGGACTCCTGGTACTCCGGCATCGGCTCGATCGACGTGCACTACTCGTCGGGCGTGGCGAACCACTTCTTCTACCTGCTCGCCGAGGGCAGCGGCACCAAGACCGTCAACGGCGTCACCTACGACTCCCCCACCTCCGACGGCCTGCCGGTCACCGGCATCGGCCGCGCCAAGGCGGAGAAGATCTGGTTCCGCGCGCTCACCACGAAGTTCACCTCCACCACCAACTACGCGGCGGCCCGCACCGGCACCCTGGCGGCGACCGGTGAGCTGTACGGCACGGACAGCGCCGAGTACAAGGCGGTGCAGGACGCCTGGGCGGCCGTCAACGTCGGCACGCGCTCCGGCGGCCCCGGAGGCGGCGGCACCACCTTCGAGTCCACCGCCGACGTGGCGATCCCGGACGCCGGCGCCGCGGTGACGTCCGCGATCACCGTCACCGGCCGCACCGGCAACGCGCCGAGCGACCTCAGGGTCTCGGTGGACATCGTGCACACCTGGAGCGGTGACCTGGTCGTCGACCTGCTGGCCCCGGACGGCACGTCGTACCGGCTGCGCAACCGCACCGGCGGCTCGGCGGACAACATCAACGAGACGTACACCGTCGACGCGTCGTCGGAGACGGCCAACGGCACCTGGCGGCTGCAGGTGCGGGACATGGCCCGCTACGACACCGGCCACATCAGCGGCTGGAGCCTGACCTTCCCGTAG
- a CDS encoding DUF1990 domain-containing protein, translated as MSSADFTYDHVGASRDPDFCPPGFHRLRERTRLGEGEKVFRQAADALFTWELHREMGVGVDASADRAAPDVEVTVTLAGLVKAPCRVVWTTEEHRTAGWAYGTLAGHPESGEESFVVHRTGDGTVWLTVSAFSRPARWYARAGGPATRSLQHAYARRAGKTLRRLATRGVEDA; from the coding sequence ATGTCTTCGGCGGACTTCACCTACGACCACGTCGGCGCGAGCCGGGATCCCGACTTCTGCCCTCCCGGTTTCCACCGCCTGAGGGAGCGCACCCGGCTCGGCGAGGGGGAGAAGGTCTTCCGGCAGGCCGCCGACGCGCTGTTCACCTGGGAGCTGCACCGGGAGATGGGCGTCGGCGTCGACGCCTCGGCGGACCGGGCGGCGCCGGACGTCGAGGTCACCGTCACCCTGGCCGGGCTGGTGAAGGCGCCCTGCCGGGTGGTGTGGACGACGGAGGAGCACCGCACGGCCGGCTGGGCCTACGGCACGCTGGCCGGCCACCCGGAGAGCGGCGAGGAGTCGTTCGTCGTGCACCGTACGGGCGACGGGACGGTGTGGCTGACGGTCTCGGCGTTCAGCAGGCCGGCCCGCTGGTACGCCCGAGCCGGCGGCCCCGCCACCCGCTCCCTCCAGCACGCCTACGCCCGCCGCGCCGGCAAGACCCTCCGCCGGCTGGCGACACGGGGAGTGGAGGACGCCTGA